A genome region from Brassica oleracea var. oleracea cultivar TO1000 chromosome C2, BOL, whole genome shotgun sequence includes the following:
- the LOC106325995 gene encoding protein indeterminate-domain 12 gives MDMFSSRNWSYRPSSLSAEANASSGNTVSAIQDFNGLNNVISSRLCTHTETQKTKKRRGVPGNPDPDAEVVALSPKTLLATNRFVCEICNKGFQRDQNLQLHRRGHNLPWKLKQKNTKEQQKKKVYVCPDTNCVHHHPSRALGDLTGIKKHFCRKHGEKKWKCEKCSKFYAVQSDWKAHTKVCGTREYRCDCGTLFSRKDSFITHRAFCDALAEESARIISIPSTNLINLSPSFQDRHFMLNKSPSSSLLFTSPPPYVNPAPHPSTAAALSATALLQKATALSSGPFGGGGQTRSVGHHRPLTRVNELLGADRVMMTSSSSSEYDQLVVDGLTSTWQNADHLTRDFLGLTGHGVHVSVTPGDLLEYAGGVSFPMSTYLTESHDHESSSSFQKAYDLGFTGPHNM, from the exons ATGGATATGTTTTCATCTCGCAACTGGTCCTATAGACCAAGCTCTTTGTCTGCTGAAGCAAATGCTTCTTCTGGTAATACTGTCAGTGCCATCCAAGATTTTAATGGCTTGAACAATGTTATCTCTAGTCGTCTATGTACGCACACAGAGACTCAGAAGACTAAGAAAAGGAGAGGCGTTCCTGGAAATCCTG ATCCAGATGCAGAGGTAGTTGCATTATCACCAAAGACACTTCTTGCAACAAACAGATTCGTCTGTGAGATATGCAACAAAGGGTTTCAAAGAGATCAGAATCTACAGCTTCATAGGAGAGGTCACAATCTTCCATGGAAGCTGAAGCAGAAAAACACCAAAGAACAACAAAAGAAGAAAGTCTATGTGTGCCCAGATACAAACTGTGTTCATCATCACCCATCTAGGGCGCTTGGTGATCTCACGGGGATCAAGAAACACTTTTGCAGGAAACATGGAGAGAAGAAATGGAAATGTGAGAAGTGTTCAAAGTTCTATGCTGTTCAATCTGACTGGAAAGCTCATACTAAGGTCTGTGGTACAAGAGAGTATAGATGTGACTGTGGCACTCTTTTTTCGAG GAAAGACAGTTTCATAACGCATAGAGCCTTCTGTGATGCATTAGCAGAAGAAAGTGCAAGAATCATCTCAATTCCTTCCACCAATCTCATAAACTTAAGCCCTAGTTTCCAAGATCGTCACTTTATGCTCAACAAGTCTCCCTCTTCGTCCTTGCTCTTCACGTCACCACCTCCTTACGTGAACCCTGCACCACATCCCTCCACCGCAGCAGCTCTTTCCGCGACAGCTCTCCTCCAAAAAGCGACCGCTCTCAGCTCCGGTCCTTTCGGCGGCGGAGGACAAACTCGGTCAGTTGGTCATCACCGACCTTTGACGAGGGTCAACGAGCTTCTTGGTGCTGACCGAGTTATGATGACGTCCTCGTCTTCGTCTGAGTACGACCAGCTTGTTGTTGACGGTTTGACGTCCACGTGGCAGAATGCTGACCATTTGACCAGAGACTTTCTTGGACTCACGGGTCATGGAGTGCACGTTAGCGTGACACCTGGTGATCTGCTAGAGTACGCAGGTGGAGTGTCGTTTCCTATGTCAACGTACCTTACCGAATCTCATGATCACGAGTCGTCCTCGTCGTTTCAGAAGGCTTACGATCTGGGATTCACTGGGCCCCATAATATGTAA